One Mycolicibacter sp. MU0083 DNA window includes the following coding sequences:
- a CDS encoding (2Fe-2S)-binding protein — translation MYVCLCTGVTSQEVIDAARAGATTTRQIGERTGAGTVCGRCRNNIRALIAAALEETPTLT, via the coding sequence GTGTACGTCTGCCTGTGCACCGGGGTCACCAGTCAAGAAGTGATCGACGCCGCCCGCGCCGGCGCCACGACCACCAGGCAGATCGGTGAGCGTACCGGGGCCGGAACGGTGTGCGGTCGCTGCCGGAACAACATCCGGGCGCTGATCGCCGCCGCGCTGGAAGAGACGCCGACGTTGACCTGA